A genomic window from Scatophagus argus isolate fScaArg1 chromosome 17, fScaArg1.pri, whole genome shotgun sequence includes:
- the flot1a gene encoding flotillin-1a has translation MFYTCGPNEAMVVSGFCRSPPLMIAGGRVFVIPCIQQIQRISLNTLTLNVKSDKVYTRHGVPISVTGIAQMKIQGQNKQMLAAACQMFMGKSEAEIAQIALETLEGHQRAIIAHLTVEEIYKDRKKFSEQVFKVASSDLVNMGISVVSYTLKDVHDDQDYLHSLGKARTAQVQKDARIGEAKNKRDAVIREAHAMQEKVSAQYKNEIDMAKAQRDYELKKAAYDIEVNTKKAESEMAYQLQVAKTKQRIEEEKMQVQVVERTQQIMLQEQEITRREKELEAKVKKPADAERYRLEKLAEAQRLKLIMEAEAEAESIRIKGEAEAFAVEAKGRAEAEQMSKKAEAFQQYKDGAMVDMLLEKLPLMAEEISKPLCEANKVTMVSSGNGEVGAAKLSGEVLDIMTRLPETVEKLTGVSISQVSSRTG, from the exons ATGTTCTACACCTGTGGTCCCAACGAGGCTATGGTGGTGTCAg GGTTCTGCCGTTCTCCTCCGCTGATGATAGCTGGAGGCCGAGTCTTCGTCATCCCGTGCATTCAGCAGATTCAGAG GATTTCCCTGAACACGCTGACTCTGAACGTGAAGAGCGATAAGGTCTACACTCGCCACGGGGTTCCGATCTCTGTCACCGGAATAGCCCAG ATGAAGATCCAGGGTCAGAATAAACAAATGCTGGCTGCTGCCTGCCAAATGTTCATGGGAAAGTCGGAGGCCGAGATCGCTCAGATCGCCTTGGAGACGCTGGAGGGACACCAGCGGGCCATCATCGCCCACCTGACTGTTGAG GAGATCTATAAGGACCGAAAGAAGTTCTCAGAGCAGGTTTTCAAGGTGGCCTCCTCTGACCTGGTCAATATGGGCATCAGTGTGGTCAGCTACACGCTCAAAGATGTCCACGACGACCAG GATTATCTGCATTCGCTGGGGAAGGCTCGGACGGCCCAGGTTCAGAAAGACGCTCGCATCGGGGAGGCCAAAAACAAGAGAGATGCTGTGATCAGG gaGGCCCACGCGATGCAGGAGAAAGTGTCGGCTCAGTACAAGAACGAGATCGACATGGCGAAGGCCCAGAGGGACTATGAGCTGAAGAAGGCGGCGTACGACATCGAGGTCAACACCAAGAAGGCTGAGTCGGAGATGGCCTACCAGCTGCAG GTAGCGAAAACCAAGCAGCGCATCGAGGAGGAGAAGATGCAGGTGCAGGTGGTTGAGCGGACGCAGCAGATCATGCTGCAGGAGCAGGAGATCACCCGCAgggagaaggagctggaggcCAAGGTGAAGAAGCCCGCAGACGCTGAGAGGTACCGCCTGGAGAAACTGGCTGAGGCCCAGCG CCTCAAGTTGATCATGGAGGCCGAGGCTGAGGCCGAGTCCATCAGG ATTAAAGGTGAGGCTGAGGCGTTTGCAGTGGAGGCCAAGGGTCGCGCTGAGGCAGAGCAGATGTCGAAGAAGGCAGAGGCCTTCCAGCAGTACAAGGATGGAGCCATGGTGGACATGTTGCTGGAGAAACTGCCTCTG ATGGCAGAAGAGATCAGCAAGCCTCTGTGTGAAGCCAACAAGGTTACCATGGTGTCCAGTGGAAACGGTGAGGTGGGAGCAGCCAAACTGTCAGGGGAGGTGCTGGACATCATGACCCGCCTGCCTGAGACGGTGGAGAAACTGACCGGAGTCTCCATCTCCCAG GTGTCCTCTCGTACAGGCTGA
- the LOC124075161 gene encoding tubulin beta chain-like, producing the protein MREIVHIQAGQCGNQIGAKFWEVISDEHGIDPTGTYHGDSDLQLDRISVYYNEATGGKYVPRAILVDLEPGTMDSVRSGPFGQIFRPDNFVFGQSGAGNNWAKGHYTEGAELVDSVLDVVRKEAESCECLQGFQLTHSLGGGTGSGMGTLLISKIREEYPDRIMNTFSVVPSPKVSDTVVEPYNATLSVHQLVENTDETYCIDNEALYDICFRTLKLTTPTYGDLNHLVSATMSGVTTCLRFPGQLNADLRKLAVNMVPFPRLHFFMPGFAPLTSRGSQQYRALTVPELTQQVFDAKNMMAACDPRHGRYLTVAAVFRGRMSMKEVDEQMLNVQNKNSSYFVEWIPNNVKTAVCDIPPRGLKMAVTFIGNSTAIQELFKRISEQFTAMFRRKAFLHWYTGEGMDEMEFTEAESNMNDLVSEYQQYQDATAEEEGEFEEEVEEDA; encoded by the exons ATGAGGGAAATCGTGCACATCCAGGCCGGCCAGTGTGGGAATCAGATTGGTGCAAAG TTCTGGGAGGTGATCAGCGATGAGCACGGCATCGATCCAACAGGAACCTACCACGGAGACAGCGACTTGCAGCTGGACAGGATCAGTGTGTATTACAATGAGGCCACTG GTGGAAAATACGTGCCCAGAGCCATCCTAGTCGACCTGGAACCTGGCACCATGGACTCAGTCCGGTCCGGACCCTTTGGACAAATCTTCAGACCTGACAACTTTGTCTTTG GTCAAAGTGGAGCAGGAAACAACTGGGCCAAAGGTCACTACACAGAGGGGGCAGAGCTGGTGGATTCGGTCCTGGATGTGGTGAGAAAAGAGGCCGAGAGCTGCGAGTGTCTGCAGGGATTCCAGCTCACACACTCCCTGGGAGGAGGAACCGGTTCAGGCATGGGCACCCTGCTCATCAGCAAGATCAGAGAGGAATACCCCGACCGCATCATGAACACCTTCAGTGTGGTGCCCTCTCCTAAG gTATCAGACACGGTTGTCGAGCCGTACAACGCCACACTGTCAGTCCACCAGCTGGTAGAAAACACAGACGAGACCTACTGCATCGACAACGAAGCACTTTATGACATCTGCTTCCGCACTCTCAAACTCACCACGCCCACATACGGCGACCTCAACCACCTGGTTTCAGCCACCATGAGCGGCGTGACCACTTGCCTGCGTTTCCCCGGCCAGCTTAACGCTGATCTGAGGAAGCTGGCGGTCAACATGGTTCCTTTCCCACGTCTCCACTTCTTCATGCCGGGCTTTGCCCCTCTGACAAGCAGGGGGAGTCAGCAGTACCGCGCCCTGACGGTGCCTGAGCTCACCCAGCAGGTATTTGATGCCAAAAACATGATGGCAGCTTGTGACCCTCGCCACGGGCGCTACCTGACGGTAGCTGCTGTGTTCCGTGGACGCATGTCGATGAAGGAGGTGGACGAGCAGATGCTGAATGTccaaaacaagaacagcagcTATTTTGTGGAGTGGATCCCCAACAACGTGAAAACGGCCGTCTGCGACATCCCGCCGCGTGGCCTCAAGATGGCTGTCACCTTCATCGGCAACAGCACGGCCATTCAGGAGCTGTTCAAACGCATCTCCGAGCAGTTCACCGCCATGTTCCGCCGCAAGGCCTTCCTCCACTGGTACACCGGAGAGGGCATGGACGAGATGGAGTTCACTGAGGCCGAGAGCAACATGAACGACCTGGTGTCCGAGTACCAGCAGTACCAGGACGCCAcggctgaggaggagggagagtttgaggaagaagtggaagaagatgcctga